Genomic DNA from Solanum dulcamara chromosome 4, daSolDulc1.2, whole genome shotgun sequence:
ggaaaaaagttttctcaagtaagtcatcatcagtgatattatctccacataattttaacatggaacTTACCTTGTGGATGTCAGAATTATACTATGGCACAGTTTTAAACTCTTGAAATCAAAAGTGTATCCAGTCATATCGGGCTTTTGATAACACCATAAGTTTTAGGTGGTGATATCGATCTTTCAAATTAGTTCATAATTCAAGGGGGTTTTTCATagttaaatattcaatttttaatcctTTATAAATATTATGACGGAGAAAAATCATGACTTTTGTTTTATCTTGGTttgatgctttattttcttgtttaatagtatcactAAGACGTTTAgcgtcaaggtgaatttcagcatcaagaatccatgataaataattttttccggaaatgtcaagtgccacaaactcaagttttgataaatttgacatgataaaaattgagatagaaattaatttagaaataacaaagacaactaaaataaaatttcttcaatagatatacctgatatagaagttaatttgtctgaagaaaattagagcttcgtgctgataacgtgttataatatatattaacttaataaaataagaatgagagagtaagagaaaagaaaggagaacagAGGAGAAATTTATCTGTGTATATTTTCTGTATCTGTGCTTAATCTGACATTGTAGGTGATGActtatttatagccaaaaagATGAAGTAAAATAGTGGAATATGGGCCCCACTTAAattaaacaaaacaaatatttcaagtggACAATCCACTTGTCCATTTGTTctttaacaataatatatttttagaatacTCTATAAATATATGGTctcattaatattataaattgataattctttaaaattataaaaatatctaagataatttagtaaaatatgattctagtatttttttttgttaaagttTAAATCTAATTGAAGTTCATGTCTAAGAACCCGTTTGgatcaacttaaagcccctttttagcttttggacgtgcttgtctaatgctaactttaactcataaagttcttaaagtcagttaaaaatgaaaagttaggattcctgacctttttttttcctaagtgctcaaagtcattttctttgaccattgaaattacttttatatcccttatattttaactaaatttccaaactaccatttttattcttttaaccctaaaattcacataatttttctcatttaagcacttttatccaaacactcaactgcttatttgtaaaaataaatttcagcacttcaaagttctaaaagcacttcatacataaaagttactttttttaagcccatccaaacgggctctaactTTTCTTATTGCATCCAAAAGTTTCGGTGTTGTATTTTCGAACTGCccaaaaaattgtgaaaatttctagacAAGATAAGTACTTCCCTATGCATAATTGGTTCCAAATGTATTGTATCgtattcaaatttaatattgTTTTCTTTGATGGTATCCACAATTTCTTCTAAGCTCTGGACCTCCGAACATGTATAATTTTCATGTGTGATCTAATAGGCTATTGACATTCATTTTATTGCGGTAACCGAAATTATTAATCATAACCTCAAATTCATAAATGTCGTTTTTACAAGAGAATTCATTTAAATTCCTCAAGGAAATGTAACCAAAATTAACCTTTATTAAGTCTCGAAAACactctttaaattaataaatattaatctatcaaataaataatatctttataaaataatactatTTCATAATTCCggtaatatttatttagaaagGTTTTGCTGTACTAGTATTTTGAAAGGCCTAGATGTTTGTGTTTAGGAATTAGGTGCTAATACGATTGTGTTTAGAGACATCACTCTTTTTCTTGAGCAATAGACTTGTCATAACAGATTGATTTCTTTCCACACAAGACaagattcttttcttttattgaaTGGACAGGTGCAGTAAGATATACAGGACATATATACTAAAAAACgtggaaaaccaaaaaaaataaatgattttacACAAGTCACACCCAATCATCTGTACAACCAGGAACCTCATGGATGCACCAAAAAGAAATATCAACAATGCAGAATCCCTTCAAAAACTTTCATGTTTTCTCCCTCAAAACAACCTTACATGAGTGCTAGTGGAGCACCTCTCTGCGCCTTGCGTCTTCACCTCCATCTTCCATAGTCCCAGTTGAAAGACATTTCTTTCACAATACCTGCCATCACCCCGAGGTACAGACCAAACCATTACAGAATTTTCCACTATAAGAAAGACTACCCTACAATGTAGAAGAACATGATCCATGTCTTCACCCGTGACCTCATACATGCCACCACAAACCAATGTAAGTAATCTCGATCAAATTCTCAGCCACCAAAACCCACCCCTCTTGCTGCTAAccaggtaaaaaaaaaaaacacatctTCTAGGTATGTTAGGGATCCAAGCTGAGATGTAAAGAGAAGCTACCTCCTCCCTAATCAAGAGCTTCTCATAACACGAGTTAATAGAAAACACTGCATGATTCCCCACCCCGGCCTTCAATATCATGGTAGTCCTTTAATGTGCTTTGATTGTAAACCAATTCATTGAATTGTTAACCAAAATGTTTATCCCCACACCACCTGTGCCCCACAAAACTAAGGCTCCTGTCTTTCTCCCTAAAAGACGCATCATCATTGAATTCTTCTTAGCCCTTTAAGATATTCCTCCACAAAGCACACCCACAATGCTTGTACAGAACATAACTGTGAAGGATTGTCAATATAAAACACTTAAACAACTCATCTCTTCATGGATAAATGACAATGGCGCTTAAAGTACTGTTTTTGTTGAGCCCTGTAGATAAACTCAGTTTCACCAGCGGGGGCAGAACGTTTCTTCATAAGCTCTCTTCGCGTTTGAGCAAATGGAGCAGATCTGCAAGTTCTGTTATTTGGTTTATCTTGTTGAAACTTAGCAGTCAAGTCCAAATTTGAGTTTGATTGCCTCAAGATTGACATCTGATATTGAAGTCTTTCGATCTGTTGTTGAAGACAGAAAGGTGAATATTCCGATTGAAGACCACGATCCACAATATGTCTAACTGCATTTCTTAGTGCATGTTTTTCACTGTTTATAGCCTTAATCTGCGAAAAAGACAAGTTTTAAACTTAATTTTGGACTTCAGAAGAAGTGATCAATTCATGATGCTATTTGCTAAAAGGGAAGAGAAGACTACATACTTGGGCTTGATAAGAACTATTCCCAGCATGAAGTATTTGCTTGGCAATCTGTTTTGAGTGACTTACATAATCCTTCAGGAGCAACACTGGTGAAACCAAGTTAACAAGCTCAAATGCATAGACATAATTAAATGCCAACAGCCATTGCTTTTTATTTCTAAGATTTTGGACGAAGCCTGCAACTCAAAAAAGAACACAAAAAGAAGGGGAAAGAAACGATCAGTCAGATAAATCCAAAGGTTTTTCAGTCTTTGGTTATCTTCAGAGGAACGAAGGGAGAGTACTGTAAAAATGTTGCCCGTCTGAAGTTCCAATGCTAAtgttttcaaacaccaaaccacaCCCTCATAATAACTGAACTGAATGCATTTTCTAGTTATATTGGCATCAAAAGATCtggataataaataaatcaaagaaTAAAAGAAACGTAAACAAAGGTTTATCAGCTCCAAGATTATCACCAACTTTATTCTGAGAATTGAGACCAGAACTCCTCACTAATCCATGTCACTCTATTTAAGTTCGTCTCCAACTAATATTTAATAATTGAAGTTATTTGACACTAGAAACTCTCTATCCCTTGATCTCTTCTACTGGCATAAAAATCCTAACACAACATAAACTTCTAATATTGGACCTAAAGCAAGTGTAATGAAAAAACCAAGCCTCAATCCCAATTCCCAACTAAGGAggttatccaaaaaaaatccaACCTAATTGGTTGGTATTGCTTAAATggatatttttctttcattatacTCTGTTCTCCCCCAAGTCTAGATGGGTCCGAAGAGATTATACACCTTTCTAGATAACTCCTGCACTGGTACAGTTCAAGGTCTACATCAGGACAAGACTAAATCATCGCAAGCGAGCTTCTCTTATTTATCCAATGTTTACTACTTTCACTTTTGTAAAATGTGATCATTTCTAATGTTGTTCATCCTTCTATGactactgattcatcaaaaactAATTAGTTATTTAGTTTTACAGTAAAAGTAAGCCTGCCGCACTTCTCCTCCTTTATAAACTGACAATGTGAGAAAGCCCACATATATTTCGGCAAATAACATAAAACTGTTGATTGCCAAGATCAAGGCTGCCCAGGAGAAATTCCACCTTCCTTGGACAAAGTTGAACCAACTTCAATGGGAAAAAATCATCATACAAAATGAATGCTGGTCCTAGCATGTCTGATCAGATTACCCCTCTTTTGTAGcatacataatataaaacaaGATGTATCCTACAAATTTATCTCTACAAAGGATATTAACAGGATCTAACCAATTAAAAAGGCAATTGGAACCAAAATTTCATAATCAGAGATATGAAGAGCAGAAATTTGTGACCCTGCATATTCATATTGGGAGGTGATTTTATGTGTACACAGGCACATTTCAAAGTGAAACAAACATTAGAAAGAGAAAGGAAACATACATGGGATCTCCTCTGTCAGCCCAAGGATTTTGACCAAAGCAACAACCCTTTCAGTTGGCTGAACTTTCTCCAGGAGACCTAAAAGTCTATCGGAATTTAAAGAATctgttattttataaatagcTAAAAGCTGCAAAAATGCCACGACCTCGGTAGGATTTTGTTGGGACCAGATCAATGTAGAATACCAGTCAGATGCAAACACAAAAGCTTCCATTTTAACATGAAGTTCAATATGTGGAGAAACTCCTCTCAGCTGGTCCAACAGATCAGAGAAACTCCTCATAACTGATGAGAAGTTTTCACACCTCACTATTTGTGTGGGATGACAGTTCCGGAAAACATCCAATACAAGCAAAGCAGGATCTGATGTACAATGTAAACTTGAAGCACAATTGCAGATTACATCATGTCCTTCGCCATTCGTATCCATGTTGTTGCAAATAGATTCATCTGTACAGCCTTGAGCCTgatgtttcttggatttttctatgGAAGGAAAATCATCACTTCCTGAAAAGGCAACAATAACACCAAGTCTAGGAGAAAATTTGACAATACCATATAAAAAATTCTTAGATCTAACTACTTACTTGAAGTATTATCTGAAATACCAAGGACGTGACAAATTTTAGATGTATTCACATGATGTGCTACCTTGTGATACAAACTCTCaagttcatctttatcaaaGGCAGATGCCAATCTATAGCAACCTACAAGAAGCAGAAAACCCAAGATTGCCAAATGGTTTTCCATTTCAGTCATCATCTTTGCTTTCCAGGCAAATGCAAGCTTGCTTGCTATTAATTTAGCCTCTGGTATAATCCCCCGTGAAAGTTCCATCAATTGTTCTAATAAAAAGATGCAACTCTGCCTGATAATATTACGATGGAATCCAATCTCTTCTTTCTGATGGTTGGGAGGATAAAACCCTTCCAGTGCCTCCAACACAAGCATATCCGAGTCCGGTGACATTCGAAGAGCACTAAAGACTTCACTGCGCAACAACTTGTGCTCCTTCGAATGCTTGTTTAAAAAATTCTGCAAATTCTTTCCACTCATGTTCATAAGGATAATTGCCATAGTATTGGAATGACCGAAAGTGCAAGCGCAGGCTTTGGCAGAGACTGATACAGAGTTGAGGGCCTTGGTGCCTGTGGGAATAAATGGATTAGTAGATCCCATCTGATTCATATTAGCTTGCTCTGGCCTTTTAGCCTCAAAAAGGAGGGATAGTGCAGCTTGATCTTCCTTCTGCCTTGTAAGCAATTCTATCTGCTCTTCAAGTTGTTCTACCGGATATTGAGACTGAAGTTTGTAATCCAGAATACATCTGATAACAGCTCTAAGAGAAGCAACCCTTCGTTCAATGGCGTCAATCTATTGACAAAATTTTAAATAGAATctctttttaaaaatgaatCTTTGATCTTAAGGGAGGAGGTTAATATATTGGCAACAGAAGTGGCATAGTACCTTTTCTTCGACGGGGCAGGTCTCTTTCTCCAAGACATTCACATAATTACTTTCAACACATTCCAAGTAATCTTTCAGAATGGCTGTGGGTGGGAAATGGTCCACTAGTTCAAAAGCATAAGCATATCTAATAGCTTCAAGATGTTGCTGCTTGGTAAGAAGAATCTGGACAAAACCTGAAATCATAATGAGTAGGTTGCTTTAGTTTGTAACCATGTGCAAGGGTAGTGCTATTCCCAATTACAATTTATAATAAGACAACCATGTGCACATGTAACAAGATTCCAGTACACCAGTGACCAaagaacttaaaatatttaaggaaAAGATCTCAGCTACATGTCACACTTAACTGCCATAAAGACATCTCACTTCTCATTTGTATAACAAACAAACTATTAATTGGAGAATTGAATAGCTACAGAGAAATGGAGTGTTGTGTTATATAATCTGAAATTTCTTACTTTTGCAACATGATCTCCCAATGGACAGCCAACTTGGTCCAATCAAGGTCCAACTTATTAAGTGTCTTGAATAGAATTCCCAACTATTTATGTCAATATTTCCAACTCTTAGTAAAGTTCTTAAGCAATTCACAAAATCAGAAGAAAAATTTTATGAAAGGGAATCGTGAAATGGGAAGGGTTATGCCACCAAAGGAGCATGGAGGATATTATCAGATTTTAgcaacaaataataaaaatctcCATATGCAAAATGAAAATGTAATTAGCCTCTAGGAATAGATCTTTTTGCTTCTGAATTTTTACGTGTAATCAGGTCCTTGTACAAGATGCAGATGACATTATCAACCTGGTCAGCAGAACGCACGAATTGTATAGCTTTCATAAGCACAATCTTTGTGCTCGTTTGATTCCAATAAAACTCTTAACCCTtgtcaaagaaaaaataagagtCTCCTAATGAAATGGCTATGGAGATGTGGCAGTGAACAAGGAAGGAAATTATCAAAGCATGCTGAGTAATGCAACTGGAGCACTAAAGTGAATTCAGCATAGTATTGTGTTGGAGCCTGGAAGGATATAAGCAAACTACTGCAGGAATCATTTCTGATGTGTCTTTGCAGTGGGAGATGGATGCTTGTTAAAAGAAATCATTaccttaatttatcaaaaaataaaataaataccaATATACTTACAAGGTAAATTCTGTTTCATACCAAGAGAACAACACAATTCTGCAAATTTGTCATGCTTAGCAACAATCTCCAGCAGGATCATAAGCTCATCAGCATCAAAGGAAGAAACCAAATTGTATGCAGCCAAAAGATACAAGAAACCCAAGACCCCGTCTTGGTTGCCTTCTGTAGCCTTCATTTTAACCTTCCAATCCCTTGCAATGTATCCTGCTATTCCCCTCACAGAATCTAGAATCTCTGGTGAAACCCTAATTAACTGCTCTAACAGAAGAATGCAGCTCCGTCGGACAACACTACCCTCAAACTCTGCTTCTCCCTTTCTCAAATGGGGAGGATAGAAACCTTCCATTGCATCAAGCACCAATGTTGCTGGGTCAGCAGACATCTGAAGAGCCTCAAAAACGTCATCAGACATCAAATCCAGCTCCTTCTCATGCTCATTTAAGAAAATCTGTAAACCCTTCCCATCCATTATCACACCAAATCTTGTAACAGCAGAATTACCTACAATAGTATCAACCCTGTCTGCTGCTACATCTTCAGTAGCTTCTGTCTTTAAGTGTGCATTAGGAATAGCATTCAACTGCTTCTCCTTCTCTCTGAACTCTCTACACCGATCCTCAAAATGCTCCTCTCTTGTTTCAAGCTCTTCTAATCTATCCTTAATCGTCTCCTCTCTAAGTATAACATCTTTCATGCGTTGCTCAAAAAGTCCTTGCTCTAACAGGAATTGTCTCTTTTCAGATTGAAACCCCTCATAGCTTTTTTCCGTAAATTCCTCTGCTGAATCCAGCttcttctcctttaaattaAGCTCTTCAACACGCTGCTTATATGCTTCTTGAGTAGAATCAAGCTCTATCTCCCTTAAATGGAGTCTCTCACTGAATGACTTCAAGTGTTCCTCCTGGAGTTCAAGTTTCTTCTTCATTGCACCCATAAATTTCTCCTTGTGCTCAATTTCCTTCTTCATTGAGGACAAGATCGCCTCATTAGAGTCAACTTGGCTTCCAAGAGCATTCAAGTTATCTACTTCAGCTTTGAATTTGTTTTTCACCAACACCAATTCGTTCTCCTTCAACTTCAGCTCAGTTTCGACAAAATTCAacttttttaccttttctttaAGTTCATTCGTCACAAAATCTAAGTTACTTTCCTTCAATGTCAGTTGTTTCTTCATGCTATCCGACATGTTTTCCATAACAGCAAATTCCTCTTTCATAGAATCCAAGTTAGCTTCCTTCTCCCATATTTCCATGTTCACATAGTccattttttcttccttttctctaAGTTCCCTCACCACTCCATCTAAGTTACTTTCCTTCAATGTCAGTTCTTTCTTCATACTATCCAACATATTTTCTATAACTTCAAGTTCCTTCTTCACAGAATCCAAGTTAGTTTCTTTCTCCCTTAGTTCCTTTGTCATGTaatccatttttttttcatttactcTAAGTTCCTTCTCCAGATAATCTAAGTTACCTTCCTTCACTATTAATACTTTCTTCACACCATCCAACCTGTTTTCCTTAACAGCAAGTGCCTTGTTCACAGCTTCCAGGTTATTTTCCTTTTCTACAACTTCTTTCTTCAATATCCCCAATTTACTTTCCTCTGCCCCAATTTCTTTCTTCACACTCTCCAACTTACTTTCCTTAACAGTGAGATTCTTCTTCACAGATTCCAAGTTATTTTCATTCTCCTTTAGTTCTTTCTTCACATAATCCATTTTTTTATCCTTTTCTCTAAGTTCCTTCTCCAAATactgtaggttactttccttcaCTCTCAACACTTTCTTCATACCATCCAACCTGTTTTCCTTAACAACAAGTGCCTTGTTCACAAATTCCAAGTTATTTTCCTTTTCTCTAATTTCTTTATTCGAAACCTCCAATTTACTTTCCTTTGCTCTTAATTCTTTCGTCATACTATCCAACTTACTTTCCTGGAAAATAACATCCTTCTTCACAGATTGCAAGTTACTTTCATTCTCCTTTAGTTCAATTTTCACATAATCCAACTTATTCTCGACCACCCTTAGTTCTTTCTTTGCATTATCCAACTTACTTTCCTGGAAAATAACATCCTTCTTCACATATTCCAAGTTACCTTGATTCTCCGTCAGTTCTTTCTTCACATTATCCAAGTTATTCTCGGTCACCCTTAGTTCATTCTTTGCATTATCCAACTTAACCTCCTTTATCACAAGCACTTTCTTTACAGATTCCAACCCCATTAACTTAACTTCAAATTCCTTCTTCATGCTCTGcaaattttgaaattcttcaattttttcagCCAATTCTTGATCTTTCAACTCAAGGGCATGTGTTTCATGGCGAATCCAAGTCTGAATCTTGTTCAACTCCTTCTCTTTAACATGAATCCCCATTAACTTTTCCTCCACATCCCCAATTTGTTTGCGCTCAAATTCAACCTCCTCCCAGAGTCTTTCCACCATCTTCTCCTGATCATTCAACTTCTCCTCCCTTAACTTCACAGTCTCAGCAAACCCTCTTCGCGCCGCACTCAAATTCTTCCACTTCAACTCCAACTCCTCCTCTTTCCTCTCTAATGATTCCCTAGCATCATTCACTTCCTTCAACCTCTCCGCTACCGATTCTTCAACAGCAGACCCTAAATGCACCTCCTTAGTGAAACATTCCTCCTCGAACTTCCCCCATTCTAAAATTAACTTGAGTATTTTTCGCCTCAACTCCACTGGTATCTCCTCGTTGTTATACAATGCTTCCGATATCTTTTCCAGTACACCCATATTTCTTCACCAACATACATACAAAAAACAAGAACCCACCAAAACCCCAGAATTTTTTAACTGTTACAAACAAGAGAATGATGAAGCAGACAAATTTTGCTTGATAAACAGAGAGTTTGGAACCAGAAAAACTAGAGCGAGCTTGATATAAAAGTAAGTTCTTTTGTGGAGTATACTAAAAGGAAACGGAAACCGAACCGGAACCGGAACCGGAACCGGAACCGGAAAAAGGTCAAAAAGAAGTGGGATTCAAAAAAGGTACAACAGAGTAATTTGACTTATGGATAGCACCTTAAATTTGACTGATGATAGAGTGTTCTTACAGAGTTGGTTTGATATAaagcaaaatattttttaagctttacttattttatttttttgtattagtgtgtaagtaaaaaaatatgttattttaaGAGCTTCTTTGATTATATgagataaaattataatttgaaatcatataaaatgaaattgaagttTTGTTTAAACAAAATCTCTTAAGTTATAATTTTTAcctataaatataaaaaattataaattgtaaaaactatcaaaattatacaaattcttTATACAATTTTATCAAATAAACAAAAGTTCATAAACCTAATTTGACTAAACTTGCAATCAATTGGccatttcataaataaaaaatctatctCCAATTCACCCAAACTCctcccttttttaaaaaaaaaataattcaactatTCTAACCTcacctttttccttttccacctaggagtttcatcaaacctctcttttttaaaattccCACAAACATCTCAACCAcacccctttttctttttccttttccacctCTCAATTCCACTTAaatcacttttttaaaaaaaaattcacaaacatcctaaccccaccctttttttttttcatttttcacccACCAAACTTATAATTACTCTCACCAACCCCACTCTTTTTAAATATCTCTTCATCTTCTACACAACAAAAAGAGatatatcaatattaatataaaaacaCTAACAACATCCAAAGCAAAGCAAGAACACCCAAagcagaaaaagaaaaaaaagaaaaagcatAGGCATAAAACAAGAATGAGCAATCCCTCAACATCTATCTAAAAATTTCATCtcgttttttttttcctattttgacTTCTCCTATCGTCTTCATTGTAAAGGggaggaaaaaagaaagaaaagataaaaatggGGATAAGTGAAAAAAGAGGATAGAGAGTTGAATTCGAAGattaaaaatagttttcttAGAAATCAAAATCACAGATTTGAACTTcaggttttttatttttttttaaattcttttgcTCATTTTTTGATGTGTCAGTTCATCCCCTTTCAATTCGTCGTTTCACTCGCCATTTTAAAAAAGGTaattctttttccattttttaaaCTTTCGTTTGTtttaatcatttattttataGCTTAAGTTTCGtgtattatttaaattaactaTTTATTGACTAagttcttttttaatttattttttttacaatttgAATGATGTATGTTGGGTTAAAGAatattgagaaaagatataAAGCCATTACTGAAATTGtcccttttttcaaaaaagacaCTTTAATTTTATGGGCGTTCGATGACCccttgaataatttttttttgatattaacATAACATTTATAGTCATCTGACATCATGAGTGTAACTCACTCTCTTGGAGGAGAGTGAAAGacctaaatttttttaaaaaaagaataatgtTTTACTTATTAAAAgtattttaatctttttctctttttatttcactttattttttaattttctatttataaataaaaaaatatatatttaatttcatccgaatat
This window encodes:
- the LOC129886260 gene encoding uncharacterized protein LOC129886260 isoform X1, with product MGVLEKISEALYNNEEIPVELRRKILKLILEWGKFEEECFTKEVHLGSAVEESVAERLKEVNDARESLERKEEELELKWKNLSAARRGFAETVKLREEKLNDQEKMVERLWEEVEFERKQIGDVEEKLMGIHVKEKELNKIQTWIRHETHALELKDQELAEKIEEFQNLQSMKKEFEVKLMGLESVKKVLVIKEVKLDNAKNELRVTENNLDNVKKELTENQGNLEYVKKDVIFQESKLDNAKKELRVVENKLDYVKIELKENESNLQSVKKDVIFQESKLDSMTKELRAKESKLEVSNKEIREKENNLEFVNKALVVKENRLDGMKKVLRVKESNLQYLEKELREKDKKMDYVKKELKENENNLESVKKNLTVKESKLESVKKEIGAEESKLGILKKEVVEKENNLEAVNKALAVKENRLDGVKKVLIVKEGNLDYLEKELRVNEKKMDYMTKELREKETNLDSVKKELEVIENMLDSMKKELTLKESNLDGVVRELREKEEKMDYVNMEIWEKEANLDSMKEEFAVMENMSDSMKKQLTLKESNLDFVTNELKEKVKKLNFVETELKLKENELVLVKNKFKAEVDNLNALGSQVDSNEAILSSMKKEIEHKEKFMGAMKKKLELQEEHLKSFSERLHLREIELDSTQEAYKQRVEELNLKEKKLDSAEEFTEKSYEGFQSEKRQFLLEQGLFEQRMKDVILREETIKDRLEELETREEHFEDRCREFREKEKQLNAIPNAHLKTEATEDVAADRVDTIVGNSAVTRFGVIMDGKGLQIFLNEHEKELDLMSDDVFEALQMSADPATLVLDAMEGFYPPHLRKGEAEFEGSVVRRSCILLLEQLIRVSPEILDSVRGIAGYIARDWKVKMKATEGNQDGVLGFLYLLAAYNLVSSFDADELMILLEIVAKHDKFAELCCSLGMKQNLPCFVQILLTKQQHLEAIRYAYAFELVDHFPPTAILKDYLECVESNYVNVLEKETCPVEEKIDAIERRVASLRAVIRCILDYKLQSQYPVEQLEEQIELLTRQKEDQAALSLLFEAKRPEQANMNQMGSTNPFIPTGTKALNSVSVSAKACACTFGHSNTMAIILMNMSGKNLQNFLNKHSKEHKLLRSEVFSALRMSPDSDMLVLEALEGFYPPNHQKEEIGFHRNIIRQSCIFLLEQLMELSRGIIPEAKLIASKLAFAWKAKMMTEMENHLAILGFLLLVGCYRLASAFDKDELESLYHKVAHHVNTSKICHVLGISDNTSRSDDFPSIEKSKKHQAQGCTDESICNNMDTNGEGHDVICNCASSLHCTSDPALLVLDVFRNCHPTQIVRCENFSSVMRSFSDLLDQLRGVSPHIELHVKMEAFVFASDWYSTLIWSQQNPTEVVAFLQLLAIYKITDSLNSDRLLGLLEKVQPTERVVALVKILGLTEEIPCFVQNLRNKKQWLLAFNYVYAFELVNLVSPVLLLKDYVSHSKQIAKQILHAGNSSYQAQIKAINSEKHALRNAVRHIVDRGLQSEYSPFCLQQQIERLQYQMSILRQSNSNLDLTAKFQQDKPNNRTCRSAPFAQTRRELMKKRSAPAGETEFIYRAQQKQYFKRHCHLSMKR